A window of Betaproteobacteria bacterium contains these coding sequences:
- a CDS encoding SDR family oxidoreductase has product MDIQFAGRTVLVTGGARGIGYASANLFARAGASVALADINGDVAQSSAARLRQETGARTLGVKVDVTSEQEVARMIEAVRAELAPIDIFVSSAAILDDKLFLESDASDWRRMIDVCLFGPMICLRALLPQMIERKFGRVVCLASDSARLGQARLSYYAAAKAGVIALVKSVAQEVGRSGVTLNVVSPGATNTELRQEREASLKQQMGDEKYQRRVATVLRMYPTGRIGEPADVASAICFLASEQAAWITGQVLSVNGGFAMP; this is encoded by the coding sequence ATGGACATTCAGTTCGCCGGAAGAACGGTTCTAGTCACGGGCGGCGCTCGCGGCATTGGCTATGCATCGGCCAACCTCTTTGCACGTGCGGGCGCCAGCGTAGCATTGGCCGATATCAATGGAGATGTGGCACAGAGCTCGGCCGCGCGGCTTCGGCAGGAGACAGGGGCGCGGACGCTCGGCGTCAAGGTCGACGTGACCTCGGAGCAGGAAGTTGCCCGCATGATCGAAGCGGTTCGGGCGGAGCTCGCGCCGATCGACATATTCGTCAGCAGCGCTGCGATACTCGACGACAAGCTTTTCCTCGAATCCGACGCCTCGGATTGGCGCCGCATGATCGACGTATGCCTGTTCGGGCCGATGATCTGCTTGCGTGCCCTCCTTCCGCAGATGATCGAGCGCAAGTTCGGTCGTGTCGTGTGCCTCGCCTCGGATTCCGCCCGTTTGGGACAGGCACGGCTCTCCTACTACGCCGCAGCAAAGGCGGGTGTCATCGCCTTGGTGAAATCGGTAGCGCAGGAGGTCGGTCGGAGCGGTGTCACCCTGAATGTCGTTTCGCCTGGGGCCACGAATACCGAGCTGCGTCAGGAGCGCGAGGCGAGCTTGAAGCAGCAAATGGGAGACGAGAAGTATCAACGACGCGTCGCAACGGTGCTAAGGATGTATCCGACGGGTCGCATCGGCGAGCCCGCAGACGTTGCGAGTGCAATATGTTTTCTGGCGAGCGAGCAGGCGGCATGGATCACCGGGCAGGTCTTGAGCGTCAACGGCGGCTTCGCCATGCCCTGA
- a CDS encoding 1,4-dihydroxy-6-naphthoate synthase, producing MSYEDILYESGNGVATITINRPEKRNAVRPQTYEELTHAMHRAADDPTIGVVVLTGAGDKAFCSGGDVSDQATRSPDIGRTHMRRLFALSSVMRMMDKPIIAKIRGFCVGGGNEIHLFCDMSFAADTAKFGQTGPRVGSIPIWGACQLLARYVGERKARELVFGCRQYTAQQALEMGLINGVCTPEELDQVVAQWCEEILTKSPQSIRIAKLALNAGSDQEFYPSYFPSSGLLASIYGNEENMEGIQAFLEKRKPDFKRFRRTGM from the coding sequence TTGAGCTACGAAGACATTCTGTACGAGTCAGGAAACGGCGTCGCGACGATCACCATAAACCGTCCCGAGAAGCGTAACGCCGTTCGTCCGCAAACTTACGAGGAGCTGACCCATGCCATGCATCGTGCGGCCGACGATCCGACCATCGGCGTCGTCGTGCTTACCGGGGCGGGCGACAAGGCGTTCTGCTCCGGCGGTGACGTAAGCGACCAGGCAACGCGCAGCCCCGACATAGGCCGCACGCACATGCGGCGCCTTTTCGCTCTGTCATCCGTCATGCGCATGATGGATAAGCCCATCATCGCGAAGATTCGCGGCTTCTGCGTCGGCGGCGGCAATGAGATCCACCTCTTCTGCGACATGTCTTTCGCAGCCGATACTGCCAAGTTCGGGCAGACCGGGCCGCGCGTCGGCAGCATTCCGATCTGGGGTGCCTGTCAGCTCCTGGCGCGCTACGTAGGCGAACGCAAGGCACGCGAGCTCGTATTCGGCTGCCGTCAATACACCGCTCAGCAGGCACTCGAGATGGGACTCATCAACGGCGTCTGCACGCCCGAAGAGCTCGATCAGGTCGTCGCGCAATGGTGCGAGGAAATCCTTACGAAGAGCCCGCAAAGCATCCGCATCGCCAAGCTCGCGCTCAACGCCGGATCCGATCAGGAGTTCTACCCCTCATACTTCCCGTCGAGCGGCCTCCTCGCTTCCATCTACGGCAACGAAGAGAACATGGAAGGCATACAGGCGTTTCTCGAGAAGCGCAAGCCCGACTTCAAACGCTTCCGGCGTACCGGGATGTAA
- a CDS encoding helix-turn-helix domain-containing protein — translation MRSVTRILAVFESFTPTRDSLSLKEIAERIALPKPTAFRIVHSLERAGYLLRLENQEYCLSFRFTRLAGLVKSTVSIREVSRPIITELAQQTKETVTLNTVYGRERVCIDVVDNVSPLRSFTKPGEHMPLSDGSSAKVLMAYMPKKEVAPVLAYAARTLKCKQSELVGELTTIRGRGFAVSHGERVLGLSAITAPIKDMNDESRYCLTVAGPTVRLQPREKDFVKLVVKAAADISRRYGG, via the coding sequence ATGCGATCGGTTACCCGTATCCTGGCAGTGTTCGAAAGCTTCACGCCCACTCGTGACAGCCTCTCGTTGAAGGAAATCGCAGAGCGCATTGCACTGCCGAAGCCGACAGCGTTCCGTATCGTTCACAGCCTGGAGAGGGCCGGCTATCTGCTGCGTCTCGAGAATCAAGAGTACTGCCTGTCGTTTCGGTTTACGCGGCTCGCAGGACTGGTGAAGAGCACGGTGAGCATTCGTGAGGTCTCGCGACCGATCATTACCGAGCTTGCGCAGCAGACCAAGGAAACGGTGACGTTGAACACCGTCTACGGTCGGGAGCGCGTGTGCATCGATGTGGTCGACAATGTTTCCCCGCTGCGCAGCTTCACCAAGCCGGGTGAGCACATGCCTCTTAGCGACGGCTCGAGCGCGAAAGTGCTGATGGCGTACATGCCCAAGAAGGAGGTCGCCCCGGTGCTCGCGTACGCCGCGCGCACGTTGAAGTGCAAACAGTCGGAACTGGTCGGCGAGCTCACGACGATCCGCGGGCGAGGTTTTGCTGTCTCACACGGCGAACGTGTGCTCGGCCTGTCGGCGATCACGGCGCCCATCAAGGACATGAACGACGAGTCGCGCTATTGCCTGACGGTGGCGGGGCCGACGGTTCGATTGCAGCCCCGCGAGAAGGACTTCGTCAAGTTGGTCGTGAAAGCCGCTGCCGATATTTCGCGGCGCTACGGCGGATAA